The following proteins come from a genomic window of Methanobacterium bryantii:
- a CDS encoding APC family permease, translated as MKSLKRELGLLEVTLSGVGIILGAGIYALIGEAAPLSGNALWLSFIISSAVAAFTALSYAELSSMFPHSSAEYEYVKNAIGDRIAFIIGWLIILSAVISSTTVAVGFSNYLSVIFDLPKFLSSISLIVVLSFILFVGIKESARVAILFTSIEAAGLLIITFIGIPYYGTVNYLEAPLGLNGIFASAALIFFAFLGFEEIVKLSDEAKEPHKTIPKGIILAMIISTTLYMLVAFSSVSVLGWEGLSQSNAPFSQIAYSVFGTNGSFLLSIIALFATSNTVLLMILAGSRIVYGMSKSGSIPHVFSKVHYKTRTPWIAIILISLASIGFLFIGEIDFLASVTNYTLFASFIFINVSAIILRYTSPNTERSFKIPLNIKWVPILPILGIITCIILLLNLEYNAIILGIILTVIGLLISFLKR; from the coding sequence ATTAAGTCTTTAAAACGTGAATTAGGGCTTTTAGAAGTCACATTATCAGGAGTAGGTATAATATTAGGTGCGGGGATATATGCACTTATTGGGGAAGCCGCACCTTTATCAGGGAATGCGTTATGGCTTTCTTTTATAATATCATCTGCAGTAGCTGCATTTACTGCACTTAGTTATGCTGAACTTTCATCCATGTTTCCCCATTCCAGCGCAGAGTACGAATATGTTAAAAATGCAATTGGAGATCGAATAGCATTTATTATAGGATGGTTGATTATATTGAGTGCAGTTATTAGTTCTACAACAGTTGCAGTTGGATTTTCGAATTATTTAAGTGTTATATTTGATTTACCCAAATTTTTATCTTCAATTTCATTAATAGTAGTATTATCCTTTATTCTTTTTGTTGGAATTAAAGAATCCGCAAGGGTTGCCATTTTATTTACATCCATAGAAGCAGCGGGACTTTTAATCATCACCTTCATTGGAATTCCTTATTATGGAACTGTAAATTATTTAGAAGCACCCCTGGGACTTAATGGAATTTTTGCATCTGCAGCTCTAATTTTTTTCGCTTTTCTTGGATTTGAAGAAATTGTAAAACTTTCAGATGAAGCAAAAGAGCCCCATAAAACTATTCCAAAAGGGATTATACTTGCTATGATCATAAGTACAACTTTATACATGCTGGTAGCTTTTAGTTCAGTAAGCGTACTCGGTTGGGAAGGCCTTTCACAATCAAATGCTCCTTTTTCCCAGATCGCATACAGTGTATTTGGAACAAACGGTTCATTTTTACTTTCAATTATAGCCCTCTTTGCAACAAGCAATACTGTTCTCTTAATGATTCTGGCTGGATCTAGAATAGTATACGGCATGTCTAAATCAGGGTCAATTCCCCATGTATTCTCAAAAGTGCATTATAAAACCAGAACTCCATGGATTGCAATAATTTTAATCAGTTTAGCCTCAATAGGGTTTTTATTTATTGGAGAAATAGACTTTCTTGCCAGTGTAACCAATTATACACTTTTTGCAAGTTTTATTTTTATAAATGTTTCAGCAATTATTTTAAGATATACCTCCCCAAATACTGAAAGATCTTTTAAAATACCTTTAAATATCAAATGGGTTCCAATATTACCCATTCTAGGAATAATTACCTGTATAATCTTGCTCCTAAATCTAGAATACAATGCTATTATTTTAGGGATCATATTAACAGTAATAGGACTTTTAATTTCCTTTTTAAAAAGATAA
- a CDS encoding aspartate ammonia-lyase, protein MRLEKDSIGKKEIHDDVYYGIQTLRAIENFPVSGRHERPELIKAYILVKKAAAITNMELGTLDNVRGESIVKAADEIISGKLADQFPLDIFQAGAGTSFNMNINEVLANRALEILGKKRGEYNYLSPNDHVNQSQSSNDTFPTASHIAILFDADILNIALLNLASAFKQKGGEISSIPKSGRTHLMDAVPVTVGDEFIAYGSAIKRAAERIRERRNDLLEVAIGGTATGTGVNSPPFYREKVVEKLAELTSLELIPANDSFEALQSRSQMAAFSGSLRELALELIRIANDLRLMGSGPTSGLNEIVLPPVQPGSSIMPGKINPVMAECLNMISFQIIGNDTAVSLAVQAGQLDLNVMTPVMTSNILESVAMLNNYLPIFQSSCIDGIVVNRKQLQTVAGMNPILATLLSPKIGYLHSAELAEESMKTKQPIKDLAIAKGILSEEDANRLFNLETISKNRYRENEV, encoded by the coding sequence ATGCGCCTGGAAAAAGATTCAATAGGCAAAAAAGAGATCCATGATGATGTATATTACGGTATTCAAACACTTAGAGCCATAGAAAATTTTCCAGTTAGCGGCAGACATGAGCGTCCGGAACTAATTAAAGCATACATACTGGTAAAAAAAGCGGCGGCCATCACCAATATGGAACTTGGAACCCTCGATAACGTGCGGGGAGAATCCATTGTAAAAGCTGCAGATGAAATTATCAGTGGAAAGCTTGCTGATCAGTTCCCACTTGATATTTTCCAGGCAGGGGCAGGTACATCATTCAATATGAACATTAATGAAGTGCTCGCAAACCGTGCACTTGAAATTCTAGGGAAAAAAAGGGGAGAATATAATTACTTAAGCCCTAATGACCACGTTAATCAATCTCAGTCCAGTAATGACACTTTTCCCACAGCGTCACACATTGCCATTCTTTTTGATGCTGATATCCTCAACATAGCCCTGCTCAACCTTGCAAGTGCATTTAAACAAAAAGGCGGAGAAATTTCATCTATTCCAAAATCAGGGCGGACACATCTTATGGACGCAGTACCTGTAACAGTTGGAGACGAATTTATTGCATACGGCAGTGCAATTAAACGTGCTGCAGAAAGGATCCGTGAACGCCGAAATGATCTCCTTGAAGTTGCAATAGGAGGCACTGCAACTGGAACTGGAGTGAATTCTCCACCATTTTACAGGGAAAAAGTGGTTGAAAAATTGGCTGAATTAACATCTCTAGAACTTATTCCTGCAAATGACAGTTTTGAGGCATTGCAAAGCCGTTCCCAGATGGCCGCATTCTCAGGTTCTCTACGAGAACTTGCTCTTGAACTGATCCGAATAGCAAACGACCTCCGCCTTATGGGATCAGGTCCTACATCAGGGTTAAATGAGATTGTTTTACCGCCTGTTCAGCCCGGATCATCCATTATGCCCGGAAAAATTAATCCTGTCATGGCGGAATGTCTAAATATGATCTCATTTCAGATTATAGGGAATGATACAGCAGTTTCACTTGCAGTTCAGGCAGGACAACTTGATCTGAATGTTATGACGCCTGTTATGACTTCTAATATACTGGAATCAGTAGCTATGCTCAATAATTATCTCCCAATATTCCAGTCCAGCTGCATTGATGGTATCGTGGTCAATAGAAAACAGTTACAAACAGTTGCTGGAATGAATCCAATCCTTGCAACGCTTCTTTCACCCAAAATTGGATATTTACACTCAGCAGAACTTGCTGAAGAATCCATGAAAACAAAACAACCCATTAAGGATCTTGCAATTGCAAAGGGAATTCTCTCTGAAGAAGATGCAAACAGGTTGTTTAATCTTGAAACCATATCCAAAAACCGTTATCGAGAAAATGAAGTGTAG
- a CDS encoding succinate dehydrogenase/fumarate reductase iron-sulfur subunit — MKLKVYRYNKKLDSPHYTTFKFRPKPGMTILEALFQIQKQFDDSLAFHYSCRGAVCGTCAMLINKVPRLACRTQLMPLLKGELKINLISYHTIEETNVPWDPEEEILIEPLPHLPVIKDLIVDMSTFFKYYKFIEPVFKPANPAPEKERLIEPNALTELELYTNCILCAACFGACPVDGKNPEYLGPAALAKLYRFHIDPRESNGSERLELANIPNGWWACEFYGNCTRVCPKGVPPTIGIAKARKEIGNKVKSQED, encoded by the coding sequence ATGAAATTAAAAGTATACAGATATAATAAAAAACTGGATTCTCCCCACTATACTACCTTCAAATTCAGACCAAAACCTGGGATGACCATATTGGAAGCTTTATTTCAAATCCAGAAGCAGTTTGATGATTCTCTTGCGTTCCATTACTCATGCAGGGGTGCAGTTTGCGGTACCTGTGCAATGCTCATTAATAAAGTTCCCCGGCTTGCATGCAGGACACAGTTAATGCCTCTCCTTAAAGGAGAACTTAAAATAAATCTCATTTCGTACCATACAATTGAAGAGACAAACGTGCCATGGGATCCAGAAGAAGAGATTTTAATCGAACCACTTCCTCATTTACCAGTTATAAAAGATCTCATTGTTGACATGAGTACATTTTTCAAATACTACAAGTTTATTGAGCCTGTATTTAAACCAGCAAATCCAGCTCCTGAAAAAGAAAGGCTTATAGAACCTAATGCCCTAACTGAACTAGAACTGTACACAAACTGCATCCTCTGTGCAGCATGTTTCGGGGCATGTCCAGTAGATGGAAAAAATCCAGAATATTTGGGTCCTGCAGCCCTTGCCAAGCTCTATCGGTTTCATATTGATCCACGTGAATCAAATGGGAGCGAAAGACTGGAACTGGCGAATATTCCAAATGGGTGGTGGGCATGTGAATTTTACGGAAATTGTACCCGAGTGTGCCCTAAAGGAGTGCCTCCAACTATTGGAATTGCAAAAGCCCGAAAAGAAATCGGAAATAAAGTAAAATCTCAGGAGGACTGA
- a CDS encoding alpha-hydroxy-acid oxidizing protein encodes MKYLCTYCSVYVYDEDSGDSVTNLKPGTSWDDIPDTWGCPVCGMPKEYLQQIRDDVFAIKMEAYKGQGGTSDLNYYRSVGRKMLTGVCGVFPVCDGKPGRTCVGQKYGAPIGMGGAGQGKTFEANYDALQRYKLKMQVIKAHHEPEMSLSIFGKEIKAPVMGASLSGVKSSMNDAISEDAFYRGLLRGARAFGSIGMVGNTPTSPDDLGIKVIGESGGWGIPMLKPQSQERLIQLIRLAEDMNVIAIGIDLEGAGSTFWAASDKMVYRKSESELQELVDCTEKPVIFKGIMTPEDANKVVDSGANVCYVSNHGGRVLDGGQGVAEALPDIAKEISGKVQIMADGAVRTGFDVLKIIALGADIALIGRTLAQVAIGGGEVAVNMYFKYVKEDLRRAMILTGCDTLEDAAKSILTR; translated from the coding sequence ATGAAATATCTCTGCACGTATTGTAGTGTTTATGTATATGATGAAGACAGTGGAGATTCAGTTACAAATTTAAAACCAGGTACAAGTTGGGATGATATTCCAGATACCTGGGGATGCCCAGTTTGCGGAATGCCCAAAGAGTACCTGCAGCAGATACGTGATGATGTATTTGCCATTAAAATGGAAGCTTATAAAGGACAGGGAGGAACCAGTGACCTTAACTATTACCGCTCTGTAGGGCGAAAGATGCTTACAGGTGTTTGTGGTGTTTTTCCTGTTTGCGATGGTAAACCCGGCAGGACATGTGTTGGACAGAAATATGGGGCTCCAATCGGCATGGGAGGGGCAGGGCAGGGAAAAACATTTGAAGCGAATTACGATGCCCTCCAGAGATACAAGCTTAAAATGCAAGTGATCAAAGCCCATCATGAACCAGAAATGTCTCTTTCTATTTTTGGAAAAGAGATTAAAGCTCCAGTTATGGGAGCCAGTCTTTCAGGAGTTAAATCCAGCATGAACGATGCAATTTCAGAAGATGCATTCTATCGAGGTCTCTTAAGAGGTGCAAGGGCTTTTGGATCCATTGGAATGGTAGGAAATACTCCAACAAGTCCTGATGATCTGGGAATCAAAGTTATAGGAGAAAGTGGAGGATGGGGAATCCCAATGCTTAAACCTCAATCACAGGAACGGCTTATCCAGCTCATAAGGTTAGCCGAAGATATGAACGTGATTGCAATAGGAATTGACCTGGAAGGGGCAGGTTCAACGTTCTGGGCAGCTTCTGATAAAATGGTCTATCGGAAAAGTGAAAGTGAGCTTCAGGAACTGGTGGACTGTACAGAAAAACCAGTGATTTTTAAGGGCATCATGACCCCTGAAGATGCAAACAAAGTTGTAGATTCAGGCGCTAACGTGTGCTATGTATCTAATCATGGAGGCAGAGTCCTGGACGGAGGACAAGGAGTGGCAGAAGCGCTTCCAGATATTGCAAAGGAAATTTCAGGAAAAGTCCAAATTATGGCAGATGGCGCGGTAAGAACTGGTTTTGATGTACTCAAAATCATAGCCCTCGGGGCAGATATAGCCCTAATTGGCAGGACTCTCGCTCAAGTAGCTATAGGTGGTGGAGAAGTAGCTGTGAATATGTACTTTAAGTATGTAAAAGAGGATCTCCGGCGCGCTATGATACTTACAGGATGTGATACGCTTGAAGACGCTGCCAAAAGTATCTTAACCAGATAA
- a CDS encoding FAD-binding protein, whose translation MDTITSVKGISSFSKLEKSQGHSLKEKHNTPLSQMKEIIKGSSKADNLQNVHCHDVLIIGGGLTGLRASLQASNAGINVAVVTKVHPLRSHSVAAQGGMNASLGNVQGEGGSTDSWEAHAYDTVKGSDYLADQDAVARMCREAPATVIELEHMGTVWSRLKNGKIAQRPFGGAGFPRTCYAADRTGHNILHTLYEQVTWRNIPVYEEFFVTSLVHDSGRCIGCTAIEIMTGNVHGFVAKAVLMATGGFGRIFNKSTNALINTGDGQALALMAGVQLKDMEFVQFHPTTLHGTNILISEAARGEGGIIVNKDGKRFMERYAPNSLDLAPRDVVARAMIQEISKGNAYDGGYFHLDLRHLGAKLIMERLPGIRQIAMDFAGVDPIKDLIPVQPGQHYSMGGIDVDINGATSLLGLYAAGECACISVHGANRLGGNSLLETVVFGRLTADKIIEDISNIPKPDSRPVQSAMQKIDARINQILKKDNGKHLFSLRDDMVQTMFDKFGIFRDSKTMKEGLLEIKNMQNEISHVSIDNKDRAVNQALIRFFELEFMLHLAEAVGISALKREESRGSHTRADYPLRDDNRFLKHSIVSFHNGKVEISYKPVKLGMFKPKERVY comes from the coding sequence CTCAAATGAAGGAGATTATAAAAGGATCTAGCAAAGCTGACAATTTGCAAAATGTTCATTGTCATGATGTCCTTATTATAGGCGGGGGGTTAACAGGGCTTCGAGCATCTTTACAAGCCTCAAATGCAGGAATTAATGTGGCTGTGGTTACAAAGGTCCATCCACTTCGATCCCATTCTGTTGCAGCCCAAGGTGGAATGAACGCTTCTCTTGGTAATGTTCAGGGTGAAGGGGGTAGCACTGACAGCTGGGAAGCACATGCTTATGATACTGTGAAAGGATCAGACTATTTAGCAGATCAGGATGCAGTTGCACGCATGTGCCGTGAAGCTCCTGCAACAGTAATTGAACTGGAACATATGGGAACCGTGTGGTCTAGGCTGAAAAATGGAAAAATTGCCCAGCGTCCTTTTGGGGGTGCAGGGTTTCCAAGGACGTGCTATGCAGCAGATCGTACAGGACACAACATACTTCATACACTATATGAACAGGTTACATGGCGAAACATACCAGTCTATGAAGAATTTTTTGTTACTTCGCTGGTACATGACAGCGGGCGGTGCATTGGATGCACTGCAATTGAAATCATGACTGGAAATGTTCATGGATTTGTTGCAAAAGCAGTTCTCATGGCAACTGGAGGATTTGGTAGGATATTCAATAAATCAACAAACGCCCTCATCAACACCGGTGATGGACAGGCACTTGCACTCATGGCAGGCGTACAACTTAAAGATATGGAATTTGTTCAATTTCACCCTACAACCCTCCATGGAACTAACATTTTGATAAGTGAAGCGGCCCGTGGCGAAGGTGGAATTATTGTTAATAAAGACGGAAAGCGCTTCATGGAACGTTATGCCCCTAATTCACTAGATCTAGCTCCACGTGACGTCGTGGCCCGTGCTATGATTCAAGAAATTTCAAAAGGAAACGCTTATGATGGAGGTTACTTCCATCTTGACCTCAGGCACCTTGGTGCCAAGCTCATTATGGAAAGATTACCAGGAATACGGCAGATTGCTATGGATTTTGCAGGTGTAGACCCTATTAAAGATTTAATACCAGTTCAGCCAGGGCAGCACTATTCCATGGGAGGAATAGATGTAGATATTAACGGAGCAACGTCTCTTCTAGGGCTTTACGCTGCAGGAGAATGCGCATGTATTAGTGTTCATGGTGCAAACCGGCTCGGTGGAAATTCCCTCCTGGAAACCGTAGTGTTTGGACGTCTGACTGCAGATAAAATTATTGAAGATATTTCCAATATCCCCAAGCCAGATTCCAGACCAGTTCAATCTGCTATGCAGAAAATTGATGCAAGAATTAATCAGATACTTAAAAAAGATAATGGAAAACATCTTTTTAGCTTGAGGGATGATATGGTCCAGACAATGTTCGATAAATTTGGCATATTTCGCGACAGTAAAACCATGAAAGAAGGGCTTTTAGAAATTAAGAACATGCAGAATGAAATTTCTCATGTCTCAATTGATAATAAAGATCGTGCCGTAAATCAAGCGCTTATACGATTTTTTGAGCTTGAATTTATGCTTCATCTTGCCGAAGCAGTTGGAATTAGTGCCCTTAAAAGAGAGGAGAGCCGCGGTTCTCATACCCGGGCTGATTACCCATTACGTGATGATAATAGATTTTTGAAACATAGTATTGTATCCTTTCACAATGGCAAAGTGGAAATTTCTTATAAACCCGTTAAATTAGGCATGTTTAAACCAAAGGAGCGTGTTTATTAA
- a CDS encoding UGSC family (seleno)protein, whose translation MRVKVIEKEVIDPLGETVVDKIKIIPVPSKINKISYFNNTKPNADVILAAVAESLNKEGKNVEKPAGAGATEEQLKDAAGADLSIIAVGDCGSCSTWVILDAIRLEKEGIPTISICSDNFMDYARSLAKSHGADDLRIVEIKHPISGQEEENVREKAAETIKEIKKLLNID comes from the coding sequence ATGAGAGTTAAAGTCATTGAAAAAGAAGTAATAGACCCATTGGGTGAAACAGTAGTAGATAAAATCAAAATAATACCTGTACCTTCCAAGATCAATAAAATATCCTATTTTAACAATACAAAACCAAATGCAGATGTTATTCTAGCTGCAGTTGCTGAAAGTTTAAATAAAGAAGGGAAAAACGTCGAAAAACCAGCAGGTGCAGGTGCAACAGAGGAACAGTTAAAGGATGCTGCGGGTGCAGATTTATCAATTATAGCAGTTGGAGACTGCGGTTCATGTTCTACATGGGTCATACTTGATGCAATAAGGCTTGAAAAAGAAGGCATCCCCACAATTTCAATCTGTTCAGATAACTTCATGGACTATGCAAGATCACTTGCAAAATCCCACGGTGCAGATGACTTAAGGATAGTTGAAATTAAACATCCTATTTCCGGACAAGAAGAAGAGAATGTCAGGGAAAAAGCCGCAGAAACTATTAAAGAAATTAAAAAATTATTGAATATTGACTAA
- a CDS encoding nitroreductase family protein gives MPEFNLNKSACSSCGTCVSTCTPGHLKMNTNPEVVADTMCIECGHCEAVCPEGAINISGPELEAPMVDISSKISPEDMGNYMRNRRSIRNYKKRPVPRETIEEIMDVVRFAPSGGNQQLVEWIIIEDPQKTRELAGLVIKWMEKLAEENSPFAQVLPVESLISVWKSGLDPILRGAPNLFIATAKSNEGSTPMDGTIALSYLDLLLPSFGLGSCWAGFLQMAADFEPIREFLGLKDSEVFLGALMAGYPECKFFRVPKRKKLSVRYI, from the coding sequence ATGCCTGAATTTAACCTAAACAAAAGTGCATGCAGCAGCTGCGGCACATGTGTATCTACATGCACTCCGGGTCACCTGAAAATGAATACAAATCCAGAAGTTGTTGCAGATACAATGTGCATAGAATGCGGCCACTGCGAAGCGGTATGTCCAGAAGGGGCTATTAATATTTCTGGCCCTGAACTCGAGGCCCCAATGGTTGATATAAGCTCTAAAATTTCACCTGAAGATATGGGAAACTACATGAGAAACCGCAGGTCAATCAGGAACTACAAAAAGAGGCCAGTTCCACGCGAGACCATTGAAGAAATCATGGACGTTGTAAGGTTTGCACCCTCTGGCGGTAACCAGCAGCTTGTTGAGTGGATCATCATTGAAGATCCACAGAAGACCAGAGAACTGGCGGGACTAGTTATAAAATGGATGGAAAAATTAGCGGAGGAAAATTCACCATTTGCTCAGGTACTCCCGGTAGAATCTTTAATCAGTGTCTGGAAAAGTGGTCTGGACCCTATTTTAAGGGGGGCGCCTAATTTATTCATTGCCACCGCTAAATCTAACGAAGGAAGTACACCAATGGATGGAACTATCGCCCTGAGCTATTTGGACTTACTGCTGCCGTCTTTTGGGCTTGGCTCATGCTGGGCGGGTTTTCTTCAAATGGCAGCTGATTTTGAACCAATAAGAGAATTTCTAGGATTAAAAGATAGTGAAGTATTTTTGGGAGCTTTAATGGCAGGTTATCCTGAGTGTAAGTTTTTCAGGGTTCCTAAACGGAAAAAACTGTCTGTAAGGTATATTTAA
- a CDS encoding metallophosphoesterase family protein, with amino-acid sequence MEKNIIQISDLHFGEYKFSEELKNNLKSQILEENPDLIIVAGDITTMGYIEEYVDALEFIEDLNQISRTYIVPGNHDACNVGLVHFQRLIGNRKFSHIDKRNNIAIVGLDSSEPDVHSGKIGMDQLEWLKDKLDKIPMDMYTMVTFHHHLLPVPLTGRERNILLDSGDTLKLLMDYGVNMVLNGHKHVANAWKLGDMVILTSGTATTRRLHADTYSSYNQLTIKDQMLSVDLIKTETGQKKLLGYYSLNTETKNENILLNPSFY; translated from the coding sequence ATGGAAAAAAACATAATTCAAATTTCAGATTTACATTTTGGGGAGTATAAATTCTCTGAGGAATTAAAAAATAATTTAAAATCCCAAATTCTTGAAGAAAATCCTGATTTGATTATTGTTGCGGGTGATATAACTACAATGGGTTATATTGAGGAGTATGTTGATGCACTGGAATTTATAGAAGATTTAAATCAAATATCCAGGACTTATATAGTTCCTGGAAATCATGACGCATGCAATGTTGGACTGGTACATTTTCAGAGGCTAATTGGAAATAGAAAATTTAGCCATATTGATAAAAGGAATAATATCGCTATCGTAGGGCTTGATTCATCAGAACCAGATGTTCACAGCGGTAAAATTGGAATGGACCAGCTGGAATGGTTAAAAGATAAACTGGATAAGATCCCTATGGATATGTACACTATGGTAACATTTCACCACCATTTGCTTCCTGTACCTTTAACAGGACGTGAAAGAAATATTTTGCTTGATTCAGGGGATACATTAAAATTATTGATGGATTATGGGGTTAATATGGTACTAAACGGCCATAAACATGTTGCAAATGCATGGAAATTAGGAGATATGGTAATTTTAACCTCAGGCACTGCAACAACCCGAAGATTACATGCAGATACTTATTCTTCCTACAATCAGCTTACCATCAAGGATCAAATGCTGTCAGTTGATTTAATAAAAACTGAAACTGGTCAAAAGAAACTGTTGGGGTATTACTCTTTAAATACTGAAACAAAAAATGAAAATATTTTGCTTAATCCATCGTTCTATTAG
- a CDS encoding DUF3800 domain-containing protein: MKYIYLDESGNLGFKEKSGQYFIVAGLCVPEEKILNRCIKNVRKGLSKKYKKNELKFSNSSDITRRRVLECISRKYISISYLALKKEWIHNYLRDKPSVIHSYLIGQLLSNILYNAEVNKSYVIIDKFLNDRKIGGFNRYMYFKSPVKIEITHVASYGNNGIQAADFVAGAIHRKYRDSNSYFYELIENKMDICLNSRLKIFKNKS, translated from the coding sequence TTGAAGTACATATATTTGGATGAATCTGGGAATTTGGGATTTAAAGAAAAATCAGGGCAGTATTTCATCGTTGCAGGATTATGTGTTCCTGAAGAAAAGATTTTAAATAGATGTATAAAAAATGTGAGAAAGGGATTATCTAAAAAATATAAAAAGAACGAACTTAAATTTTCAAATTCGTCAGATATAACCAGAAGGCGTGTTTTAGAATGTATTTCACGTAAATATATTTCAATATCATATTTGGCATTAAAGAAAGAGTGGATACATAATTATTTGCGTGATAAGCCTTCTGTAATACATAGTTATTTGATTGGCCAGTTATTAAGTAATATTTTATATAATGCTGAAGTTAACAAATCATATGTTATAATTGATAAATTTTTGAATGACCGAAAAATTGGAGGATTTAATAGATATATGTACTTTAAATCACCTGTTAAAATAGAAATCACTCATGTAGCTTCTTATGGAAATAATGGAATTCAAGCTGCTGACTTTGTTGCGGGGGCAATTCACAGAAAATATAGGGATAGTAATTCCTATTTTTATGAATTAATTGAAAATAAGATGGATATATGTTTAAATTCACGTTTAAAAATATTTAAAAATAAAAGTTAG